In Solanum pennellii chromosome 7, SPENNV200, the following are encoded in one genomic region:
- the LOC107025123 gene encoding octapeptide-repeat protein T2-like, which produces MTAAAVLEEVLVSSAVTAAGLLAVGSAKKERKKRTKEKRRARGGRKEEGGGERGSSGEREGKRRGDEEEKRRRTAGEGQLLVGEWREERGGSPEKEKGREKGKAALIERGEGEEKSGGRKRGRRREKEEERRVLGGGCRKKMGRKRDGAGGYQGGGGIRMS; this is translated from the exons ATGACTG CAGCTGCTGTTTTAGAGGAAGTTTTGGTGTCGTCGGCTGTCACTGCTGCTGGACTGCTCGCCGTCGGTTCTGCAAAAAAGGAGAGGAAAAAGAGGACGAAGGAGAAGAGGAGAGCAAGAGGGGGGAGAAAAGAAGAGGGAGGCGGAGAGAGGGGTTCAAGCGGGGAGAGAGAAGGAAAGAGAAGAGGcgatgaagaagagaagaggagGAGGACGGCGGGAGAGGGGCAACTGTTGGTCGGAGAATGGCGAGAAGAGAGGGGAGGGTCGccggaaaaagaaaaaggaagagagAAAGGGAAGGCGGCGCTGATAGAGAGAGGGGAGGGAGAGGAGAAGAGTGGAGGGAGAAAGAGGGGAAGAAGGAGGGAGAAAGAGGAGGAGCGACGGGTGTTGGGAGGAGGCTGCCGGAAAAAAATGGGGAGAAAGAGAGATGGGGCTGGCGGCTACCAAGGAGGGGGAGGGATAAGAATGAGTtaa